The Phycisphaerae bacterium nucleotide sequence AATGCGTCGGCAGTTGTCGGATAGAACGCTCCCATCTTGTATGTGCCCGGCGCCAGAATGATCGGCTCAATATCAGTGAATCGCCATGCGTGGTTGGCGTTCACACTCGCCGAGGCCGTGCTGCTGTTGTCGATGATGACCTGTGCCAGCATATCGCCGGTGTCATTCCAGAGTCCGACCGGATGTTCGTCGGCAAAGCCGTTCGCGCCGACGTCATAGAGCCCGAGCGCATCGACCCGCACCAACTCGCTCACCGAGAAACTGAAGCCGAAGTTGGCCCATGTGCCGCGAACATACAATGGCGCAGTCATGATATCGAGAATCTGGGCCGCTTCGGCCGAGACAGTGCAGAACGACAGTGCCAATG carries:
- a CDS encoding PEP-CTERM sorting domain-containing protein; translation: MLITKQLKRPLAVAALALSFCTVSAEAAQILDIMTAPLYVRGTWANFGFSFSVSELVRVDALGLYDVGANGFADEHPVGLWNDTGDMLAQVIIDNSSTASASVNANHAWRFTDIEPIILAPGTYKMGAFYPTTADAFAGSSAENPANILFSPVITFGSSYVTTGGTEFFTEPNTTTGFNPGFFGPNARFTVVPEPATLTCLALGGLMLIRRRR